The following are encoded together in the Vigna unguiculata cultivar IT97K-499-35 chromosome 2, ASM411807v1, whole genome shotgun sequence genome:
- the LOC114173582 gene encoding uncharacterized protein LOC114173582, with the protein MVAPLSIKEFPALVEKARVMEKLKAKVEAQQRSQQKVGGPSRSTSRHDDRRKPYSRPQPQGPRRFSHQSQQSQPSRPQCFHCGGARLRSTCPQLTGRRTCHRCGQEGHFIKDCPAGRIPVSRPPSQPQPHQTRGASRSLHVLYDSGATHSFVSESRVVELGLSVRELQYDLVVSTPASRLVRTSIVCARCKIEVEGHKYRVDKAMKEGSQCFMILTQLSIETEGGYMETPVVGDFTDVFPEDVPGLPPSREIEFSIDLVPGAGPVSIAPYKMAPAELVELKKQIGELLEKTLHSAVVFSKIDLRSGYHQILVKSDDVQKTAFRSRYGHYEYVVMSFGVTNAPALFMDYMNKIFRPFLDKFVVVFIDGMQSI; encoded by the exons ATGGTGGCTCCACTCTCTATCAAGGAATTCCCTGCCTTGGTAGAGAAGGCAAGAGTAATGGAGAAACTTAAGGCTAAAGTTGAAGCTCAGCAGAGGTCTCAACAGAAGGTGGGAGGACCATCTAGGTCCACGAGCAGACACGACGATAGGAGGAAGCCATACTCTAGGCCTCAGCCTCAAGGGCCTAGGAGGTTTTCACATCAGTCTCAACAGTCTCAGCCTTCTAGGCCACAGTGCTTTCATTGTGGGGGGGCCCGTCTGAGGAGTACTTGTCCCCAGCTCACTGGTAGGAGAACATGCCATAGGTGTGGCCAGGAGGGCCACTTCATCAAGGATTGCCCAGCTGGTAGGATTCCAGTGTCGAGGCCTCCATCACAGCCTCAGCCACATCAGACGAGGGGAG CTAGTAGGAGCTTACATGTTCTGTATGATTcgggagcgacacactcttttgtgtcggAATCTAGAGTGGTAGAGTTGGGTCTTTCGGTGAGGGAGCTCCAGTATGACCTAGTGGTGTCCACGCCTGCTTCTAGGTTAGTCAGAACCTCGATCGTGTGTGCTAGGTGTAAGATCGAGGTTGAGGGGCACAAGTATAGG GTGGATAAAGCAATGAAGGAAGGATCTCAGTGTTTCATGATTCTGACTCAATTGTCCATTGAGACTGAAGGCGGATATATGGAGACACCTGTGGTAGGGGACTTCACAGATGTGTTTCCTGAGGACGTGCCTGGCTTACCCCCTTCTAGGGAGATCGAGTTCTCCATTGATCTGGTGCCAGGAGCAGGACCAGTGTCTATAGCACCCTACAAAATGGCTCCTGCTGAGCTAGTAGAGTTGAAGAAGCAGATTGGAGAGCTGCTAGAAAAAACA TTGCACAGTGCTGTAGTGTTTTCCAAGATTGATCTGAGAtcaggataccatcagattCTAGTCAAGTCTGATGATGTGCAAAAGACCGCTTTCAGGTCCAGATACGGGCATTATGAGTATGTAGTGATGTCGTTTGGTGTGACTAACGCCCCCgccttgttcatggactacatgaacaaaaTCTTCAGGCCATTCCTAGACAAGTTCGTGGTGGTTTTCATCGACGGCATGCAGAGCATTTGA